One Paraburkholderia dioscoreae DNA segment encodes these proteins:
- a CDS encoding helix-turn-helix domain-containing protein: MKTTNEQMSLRERFARNLKRYRIEMGMTQEKLGSFVGADRTGISRLEQTYGNPTLERADALATALGIDVRVLMATPTDAVIEHRAPTKDVSSAAVGAKVLELRSAEGISQKELGARVGLDRNFISRVESQSGRSTPLEFASLEKLAAALSVNPVDLL; this comes from the coding sequence ATGAAAACGACTAACGAGCAGATGAGCTTGAGGGAACGCTTCGCGCGGAATCTGAAGCGCTACCGCATAGAAATGGGCATGACGCAGGAGAAACTGGGGAGTTTTGTCGGGGCCGACCGTACGGGCATCAGTCGCCTTGAACAGACTTACGGGAATCCAACGTTGGAGCGCGCGGACGCCCTTGCTACGGCACTGGGAATCGATGTCCGAGTACTGATGGCAACGCCGACAGACGCCGTGATTGAGCATCGTGCGCCGACGAAAGATGTCTCAAGCGCTGCGGTCGGTGCCAAAGTCCTCGAACTGCGTAGCGCGGAGGGTATTTCCCAGAAGGAGCTGGGGGCACGCGTTGGGCTCGACCGCAATTTCATCTCGCGCGTTGAATCGCAAAGCGGGCGTTCCACACCACTTGAATTTGCCTCGCTTGAGAAACTGGCAGCAGCACTTAGCGTGAACCCGGTGGATTTGCTTTAG
- a CDS encoding HAD domain-containing protein, translated as MSDVLTPPPAVPPPAATGGFVLYLDFDGVLHPENVYMRTGRGPYIESPKGHKLFENVGLLEKTLLPYPDLRIVLSTSWVRVYKSVVRVARKLPPELRSRVIGATYHENMDAELFRQAPRGMQIWADVLRRKPDDWLAVDDDYLHWPTWCRDKLIRTHEVLGISTPMVLAELRGKLATMYEREY; from the coding sequence ATGAGCGACGTTTTAACACCACCGCCTGCTGTGCCACCACCAGCAGCAACTGGTGGATTCGTACTGTATTTAGACTTTGATGGCGTCTTGCATCCCGAGAATGTCTATATGCGCACCGGCCGAGGGCCCTATATTGAGTCGCCCAAAGGTCATAAATTGTTTGAGAATGTAGGATTGCTTGAGAAAACCCTGCTGCCATATCCGGACCTCCGCATTGTGCTGTCAACGTCCTGGGTGCGTGTCTACAAAAGCGTTGTGAGGGTCGCGCGCAAATTGCCGCCAGAATTGCGTAGCAGGGTGATTGGAGCGACGTATCACGAAAACATGGACGCAGAGTTGTTTAGGCAGGCGCCTCGAGGAATGCAAATATGGGCAGACGTCCTGCGACGCAAGCCAGACGACTGGCTTGCAGTCGATGACGACTATTTGCATTGGCCGACGTGGTGTCGGGACAAGTTAATACGAACACATGAGGTTCTCGGAATTAGCACGCCGATGGTGTTAGCGGAACTGCGAGGAAAATTGGCCACGATGTATGAGCGGGAGTACTGA
- a CDS encoding DUF6088 family protein yields MRLWPTCWYGTVADPGSTCGQQYELRKIAVKLKDRVVRSIARRYSVVILRSELAALGSPAQLTRVLSNLVKNKRLVRVGLGIYAKTRLNKFTGEAATAATFEEIAAEAFRKLDIDVSHGQLARDYNAGKTTQVPMLATVDTGRRRISRRISLGSRTVTYERSSKRMPKEPQP; encoded by the coding sequence ATGCGCCTGTGGCCTACGTGCTGGTATGGGACAGTTGCCGACCCCGGGAGCACTTGCGGTCAACAATACGAACTGAGAAAAATCGCGGTGAAACTCAAAGACCGAGTGGTTCGTTCAATTGCTAGGAGGTACAGCGTAGTGATTCTCCGCTCCGAGCTCGCCGCTCTTGGGAGCCCGGCGCAACTTACCCGAGTCTTGTCCAATCTGGTTAAGAACAAGCGATTGGTACGAGTCGGGCTCGGAATTTACGCCAAGACACGACTCAACAAATTCACCGGTGAAGCTGCAACTGCAGCGACGTTTGAGGAAATCGCGGCAGAAGCTTTTCGCAAGCTAGACATAGATGTCAGCCACGGCCAGCTCGCTCGGGACTATAACGCGGGCAAAACCACCCAGGTACCTATGCTTGCAACAGTGGATACAGGGCGACGTCGTATTTCGCGACGCATTTCGCTGGGTAGCAGGACTGTCACTTACGAGCGAAGCAGCAAGCGGATGCCTAAGGAGCCGCAACCGTGA
- a CDS encoding DUF2442 domain-containing protein: protein MTNPEEPTAISIDVNERDFILLLKDGREFRIPWRWFPRLLAATPDQRNDVRVSASGAELHWDQLHENIRVSGLMRDYEPLLLEETLSLQVPNDFPWETTPASLAGAQPKLAVRSIGGRFVVGLTAAERFERWDMCEDLAQQLVPKTLKDAAKYPENSREVTLRRMKRAIEGKQWTSVVETDWLLERLRTLLNW from the coding sequence ATGACAAATCCAGAGGAACCCACGGCAATCTCGATTGACGTAAATGAGCGCGACTTCATCCTTCTGTTGAAAGACGGTCGAGAATTTCGGATTCCATGGCGATGGTTTCCTCGATTGCTAGCAGCGACGCCCGACCAACGAAACGATGTTCGAGTCTCTGCGTCCGGCGCAGAGCTGCATTGGGACCAACTTCACGAGAACATCCGCGTCAGCGGACTAATGCGTGACTATGAACCGCTCCTTCTTGAAGAGACGTTGAGTTTACAGGTTCCCAACGACTTTCCTTGGGAAACGACGCCCGCTTCACTAGCCGGCGCTCAGCCAAAGCTCGCGGTGAGGTCGATTGGCGGTAGGTTCGTCGTCGGATTAACTGCGGCCGAAAGGTTTGAGCGGTGGGACATGTGTGAAGACTTGGCACAGCAGTTGGTGCCAAAGACCCTTAAAGACGCAGCGAAATACCCCGAGAATTCGCGCGAAGTAACGCTGCGGAGAATGAAAAGGGCTATCGAAGGAAAACAGTGGACGAGCGTCGTCGAAACGGATTGGCTATTGGAACGGCTGCGCACTCTGCTCAACTGGTAA
- a CDS encoding carotenoid oxygenase family protein, which translates to MRRPNAVRADDGWIMAYAEDAIRNPSDLVILDAQDVGGNSMAGVRQPVRAPLISPGSWMPPPAIGAPKAVVNSSRRRLATSHRGRFGQRGLLISAVQKRRDVRRCATIPSR; encoded by the coding sequence GTGCGTCGGCCAAATGCGGTCCGTGCAGACGACGGTTGGATAATGGCCTACGCCGAGGACGCCATCCGCAATCCCAGCGACCTGGTCATTCTTGACGCGCAGGACGTCGGTGGCAACTCGATGGCAGGCGTCCGCCAGCCGGTTCGCGCGCCGTTGATTTCCCCGGGGAGCTGGATGCCCCCCCCCGCTATCGGTGCGCCGAAAGCGGTAGTGAACAGTTCTCGTCGGCGCCTAGCTACAAGTCATCGAGGTCGATTTGGACAGCGTGGTCTACTGATTTCAGCGGTTCAGAAACGCCGTGATGTTCGGCGTTGTGCAACAATTCCCTCACGCTGA
- a CDS encoding LysR family transcriptional regulator: MIPSLNSIVGRLHAKQLRLLAALADHGSLLNAAKAVSMSQPGASKALREIESIFGVELFVRTNRGLEPNAAGHCVIRYARLFQTDMAHLREDLLGVMRGFGGRVSAGTIMGAVPLLTDGINLLLSQQPKMSVEVMEDTSASLLDLLDEGRIELALCRTSVSRAPELYTSVIIQHETLAIIASAGHPLAHVQRVSLADLEDARWIVYRTNMPIRRLLEREFHEAGLRMPVHVVETTSAFTTMSLLRKDPQYVALLPVPVVEFCTSQGWATQLSLRVASRSEPYELVTRRSAPISPGAQMLINALTEVSPVALPASAD, translated from the coding sequence ATGATTCCGTCTCTTAATTCCATCGTTGGCCGTCTGCACGCGAAGCAACTTCGCCTGCTCGCCGCACTGGCAGACCATGGCTCGCTGCTGAACGCCGCGAAGGCGGTTTCAATGTCCCAGCCCGGCGCGAGCAAGGCGCTCCGGGAAATCGAGTCCATATTCGGCGTCGAGCTATTCGTCCGAACGAACCGGGGTCTCGAGCCCAACGCCGCGGGCCACTGCGTTATCCGCTACGCGCGCCTGTTCCAGACCGATATGGCCCATTTGCGCGAAGATTTGCTTGGCGTCATGCGCGGTTTTGGAGGACGGGTGTCGGCAGGAACAATCATGGGGGCGGTGCCGCTGCTAACCGATGGCATCAATCTCTTGTTGTCGCAACAACCGAAGATGTCAGTGGAGGTTATGGAAGACACAAGTGCATCTCTGCTTGACCTGCTCGATGAAGGACGCATTGAGCTGGCGTTGTGCCGGACAAGTGTGAGTCGCGCACCGGAGCTCTACACGAGTGTCATCATTCAGCACGAAACGCTTGCCATAATCGCAAGTGCAGGACATCCGCTGGCTCACGTGCAGCGCGTGAGCCTCGCTGACCTTGAGGATGCCCGCTGGATTGTTTATCGCACGAATATGCCAATTCGACGATTGCTCGAGCGTGAATTCCATGAAGCCGGGCTTCGAATGCCCGTGCATGTTGTGGAAACAACGTCGGCTTTTACGACAATGTCGCTCCTGCGGAAAGACCCGCAATACGTTGCACTGCTGCCAGTGCCAGTCGTGGAATTCTGCACATCCCAGGGGTGGGCCACGCAGCTCTCCCTCCGTGTTGCGTCGCGCAGCGAGCCGTACGAACTCGTGACCCGTCGCAGTGCGCCCATTTCTCCAGGTGCCCAGATGCTGATTAATGCACTAACTGAGGTGAGTCCGGTCGCATTGCCTGCATCGGCTGATTAG
- a CDS encoding phosphotransferase family protein, whose amino-acid sequence MNELVKLKQADSNFPRGSAPDYTIMLHEAANQSGSGVAGLPAVAALARLGHWMSEEDIVPADVARVSKLSGGAIQENWRLEMTNGDTYVLRTDADGAIPASCSRKQEYGRYCLASRQGARVPQPYGFCEDLSVIGKPFFILEFVKGTTAGHVLARNDVLVPDRHALAFELGEILGTIHRAPCPDVRAIFGDAPRLAASESITHLRRQLDSLPDTYPALELCLREVELRVGGMTEAVFSHGDYRTGNYMVDCGRVTAVLDWEFSGWGHPYEDLGWFTAPCWRFGRTERAAGGVGPLQSFLDGYRMATGHCVEASELVDWQALAQVKWAVIALHQERRHASGAQRSLELALSGRLVSGLTLEALNLLEIL is encoded by the coding sequence ATGAACGAGCTTGTGAAATTGAAGCAGGCTGACTCGAATTTTCCTCGTGGCAGTGCGCCGGACTACACAATTATGTTGCATGAAGCTGCAAATCAAAGCGGCAGCGGCGTGGCTGGCCTTCCGGCTGTGGCCGCCCTTGCGAGACTCGGGCACTGGATGTCAGAGGAGGACATCGTTCCGGCTGACGTTGCCCGAGTGTCGAAATTGTCCGGGGGCGCCATCCAGGAAAACTGGCGGCTTGAGATGACGAATGGCGATACGTATGTGTTGAGGACGGATGCAGATGGCGCAATCCCGGCTAGTTGCAGCCGCAAGCAGGAATACGGCCGCTATTGTCTGGCGTCGCGCCAAGGCGCACGAGTGCCGCAACCCTACGGCTTTTGTGAAGACCTGAGCGTCATCGGAAAACCGTTTTTCATTCTGGAGTTTGTCAAGGGGACCACGGCGGGGCACGTTCTCGCCAGGAACGACGTACTTGTCCCGGATAGGCACGCGCTTGCGTTCGAACTGGGTGAAATCCTTGGCACCATCCATCGCGCGCCTTGCCCGGACGTTAGGGCTATCTTTGGGGATGCTCCACGCTTGGCAGCGTCTGAGTCAATCACCCATCTTCGTCGGCAGCTCGACAGTTTGCCTGATACCTACCCGGCGCTTGAGTTGTGTCTTCGCGAAGTCGAGCTGCGGGTCGGCGGTATGACCGAAGCGGTTTTTTCGCATGGCGATTATCGGACCGGCAACTACATGGTCGATTGCGGACGTGTTACGGCAGTTCTTGACTGGGAGTTTTCGGGCTGGGGGCACCCTTATGAAGACCTCGGATGGTTCACAGCACCATGCTGGAGATTTGGCAGGACTGAGAGGGCTGCTGGCGGAGTCGGGCCGCTTCAAAGCTTTCTGGACGGATATCGAATGGCCACCGGGCATTGTGTCGAGGCGTCCGAGCTAGTCGACTGGCAGGCACTGGCGCAGGTCAAATGGGCGGTCATTGCACTGCATCAGGAGAGGCGCCACGCTTCAGGTGCCCAGCGCAGTCTCGAGCTCGCACTCTCTGGCCGGCTGGTCTCGGGCCTGACACTGGAAGCATTGAACCTGCTGGAGATTCTCTGA
- a CDS encoding DUF6285 domain-containing protein — translation MEAPGQIVDLLEIAHSTLTADVLPLLKDESRYRGLMVSNAMCIVARHVNAAFRPTAPLPLLGDVAIAGGIRAGQFDGGSPMRSALVANLRNRLVQELSIDNPRMLETLQNSERTS, via the coding sequence ATGGAGGCCCCCGGCCAGATAGTCGACCTGCTCGAAATCGCGCACAGCACGCTCACGGCGGATGTTCTTCCGTTGCTCAAGGATGAGAGCCGATATCGCGGCCTCATGGTTTCCAATGCTATGTGCATCGTTGCCCGCCACGTCAACGCAGCGTTCCGTCCGACGGCGCCGCTGCCGCTGCTCGGGGACGTTGCTATTGCCGGAGGCATTCGTGCGGGACAGTTTGACGGTGGCTCGCCGATGCGCTCTGCGCTCGTCGCAAACCTGCGAAATCGCCTCGTACAGGAACTTTCAATCGACAACCCCCGCATGCTCGAAACCCTGCAAAACTCCGAAAGGACCTCGTGA
- a CDS encoding acyl-CoA dehydrogenase family protein, whose protein sequence is MDFSIDNRTRALRDQIRTFVNDVLLPLEFRADSYDQHENISESLLRELRAQARANGLWALQMPRERGGGGLFIAQMAVCYEEMNRSIFGPVVFNSAAPDDGNMILLNKVATPAQKDQWLQPIIEGKVRSAFAMTEPAPGAGSDPSMMLTSAERAGDRWIISGRKWFITGAEVAAHFILIARTSADSRRGLSAFLFHADSPGWRIVRRIQIMGPEEHGGHCEIEFDGLEIPDEHRLMEVGDGLKATQIRLGTARLTHCMRWNGMARRALELAVAHVNTRKAGGNLLSAREGVQWLLGEAAMKLDIARLLTMRAACCMDTGDFARPEISMAKIAASETLHHVVDTAIQLHGAKGYSRDTLLEWMYRYARQARLVDGASEVHKMVVARSLLETGSDIWNWKSQPAEPTTTKE, encoded by the coding sequence ATGGATTTCTCAATTGACAACAGGACGCGAGCGTTGCGCGACCAGATTCGGACGTTCGTCAACGACGTACTGTTACCGCTCGAGTTTAGGGCTGACTCCTACGACCAGCACGAGAACATTTCCGAGAGCCTGCTCAGGGAACTACGCGCGCAGGCACGCGCGAACGGTCTGTGGGCGCTCCAGATGCCCCGCGAGCGCGGTGGTGGCGGCCTGTTCATTGCCCAGATGGCGGTCTGCTATGAAGAGATGAATCGCTCTATCTTCGGTCCGGTTGTCTTTAACTCGGCGGCACCCGACGACGGCAACATGATTCTTCTGAACAAGGTGGCAACGCCTGCGCAGAAGGACCAATGGTTGCAGCCAATCATCGAGGGGAAAGTCCGTTCCGCGTTTGCTATGACCGAGCCGGCGCCGGGTGCGGGCTCAGACCCGTCGATGATGCTGACGAGCGCAGAGCGCGCGGGCGACCGGTGGATTATCAGCGGTCGCAAGTGGTTCATTACCGGCGCGGAGGTCGCGGCTCACTTCATCCTCATCGCGCGCACATCGGCCGACTCGAGAAGGGGGCTCTCCGCCTTCCTCTTTCACGCCGACAGTCCTGGCTGGCGCATTGTCCGCCGCATCCAGATTATGGGCCCGGAGGAGCACGGGGGACATTGCGAAATTGAGTTCGATGGTCTGGAAATCCCCGATGAGCATCGCCTCATGGAAGTTGGCGATGGCCTCAAGGCAACGCAGATACGCCTTGGCACAGCCCGCCTGACCCACTGCATGAGGTGGAATGGGATGGCCCGCCGTGCACTCGAGCTCGCCGTTGCCCATGTGAACACTCGCAAGGCGGGCGGCAACCTGCTCTCGGCGCGTGAAGGCGTGCAATGGCTGCTGGGGGAAGCAGCCATGAAGCTCGACATCGCTCGCTTGCTGACGATGCGCGCAGCGTGCTGCATGGACACCGGCGACTTCGCACGCCCGGAAATATCGATGGCAAAAATCGCGGCATCGGAGACATTGCACCACGTCGTCGATACAGCCATTCAGTTGCACGGCGCCAAAGGCTATTCCAGGGACACGCTACTCGAATGGATGTACCGGTACGCACGGCAGGCACGCCTCGTTGACGGTGCCTCGGAAGTCCACAAGATGGTCGTTGCGCGCTCGCTCCTTGAAACCGGGAGCGATATCTGGAACTGGAAGTCGCAACCGGCCGAACCTACCACCACGAAGGAGTGA
- a CDS encoding indolepyruvate ferredoxin oxidoreductase family protein: protein MTLRTVTLDDKYALDSGRMFLTGVQALVRLPLMQQRRDKADGLSTAGYISGYRGSPLGTYDAELGKARKFLGKANVVVVPGINEDLAASAVWGTQQAEVGGEGKYDGVFSIWYGKGPGVDRSGDAFRHANLAGSSRNGGVLLLMGDDHTCESSTTCHQSEFALVDASIPILSPSGVQEILDYGLFGWAMSRYSGCWVGIKCVKDVADASAAIDVDLERVTPQIPTAFEMPPDGLNLRQPDTPQQQEFRLHNHKLDAVRAFVRANGLDRVALGTPHARIGIVTHGKNYLDLLQAIDDLNVTEGDLESMGVAIYKVACTWPLEPQGIRDFASGLDLLMVVEEKRSLLEFQVKDILYRQPHAPVVIGKHDEQGKKLFPVEMALSSIQIAIALGQRLAQHTGDAGIAERVAFLTELSQVELTPEAMLRSFYFCSGCPHNSSTVIPEGSKAYAGIGCGWMAQTMERNTQGFTQMGAEGMAWVGEAPFSKRGHMFQNMGDGTYFHSGLLAVRAALAARTNITFKILYNDAVAMTGGQRHDGQLSPMAVTRQVRAEGVSRIAVVTDEPSKYPADAGWAQGVTIHHRSELQKVQEELRDIPGVTVLVYDQTCAAEKRRRRKRNQFPDPAKRLVINDLVCEGCGDCGVKSNCVSLVPLETEHGRKRVIDQSSCNKDYSCNNGFCPSFVTVHGGSLRKGGAIKPNIELFPALVEPELPSVEDGVYSIIVTGVGGTGVVTIGAILGMAAHLEGKGCGILDMAGLAQKGGSVWSHLRFGKSPHAIKAIRIAAGGADVVLGCDMVVAASRKTLAATRKGATRMLVNTHEVMTGEFTRHPDLRFPAPEMRKAITDAVGGDRAEFVEATKYALNLFEDTIAGNMFMLGYAYQRGLIPIGSEAINAAIELNGAGVRMNQEAFLWGRRAALSPTAAERALVAAKPVSESLRISSTLDEFIERKVRFLSDYQNAAYGQRLRELVGKVRDWERTVMPREESVTRAVASGYFKVLAYKDEYEVARLHSSPEFVESIRQQFEGDFRIAFNLAPPLVAGKDVLSGEPRKKEYKAWILPAFRMLAKMKVLRGTALDVFGYTTERRMERALIPRYEHTVAEILRYGTARNYKTALRAANMVEKIRGYGHVKERNFKSVDAEWANAVAQLAKPSVIELKQVA, encoded by the coding sequence GTGACTCTGCGAACAGTGACGCTTGACGACAAGTACGCCCTCGACAGCGGGCGCATGTTCCTGACCGGAGTACAGGCCCTTGTGCGTTTGCCGTTGATGCAGCAGCGACGGGATAAGGCAGATGGGCTGAGCACCGCCGGCTACATCTCCGGCTACCGGGGCTCGCCGCTGGGCACATACGATGCCGAACTCGGGAAGGCCAGGAAGTTTCTGGGCAAGGCCAATGTTGTCGTCGTGCCGGGGATAAACGAAGACCTTGCGGCGTCAGCGGTCTGGGGCACGCAGCAGGCCGAGGTGGGCGGGGAGGGCAAGTATGATGGCGTCTTCTCCATCTGGTACGGAAAGGGCCCAGGCGTTGACCGCAGTGGCGACGCTTTCCGTCACGCAAATCTCGCTGGCAGTTCCAGGAACGGCGGCGTGCTGCTGTTGATGGGCGACGACCACACGTGCGAGTCGTCGACGACCTGCCATCAGTCGGAATTTGCGTTAGTCGACGCGTCAATCCCTATCTTGAGCCCGAGTGGCGTACAGGAAATTCTCGACTATGGCCTGTTTGGCTGGGCTATGTCGCGATACTCGGGGTGTTGGGTCGGCATCAAGTGCGTGAAAGACGTTGCTGACGCCTCTGCTGCAATCGATGTCGACCTGGAACGCGTCACGCCGCAGATTCCGACGGCGTTCGAAATGCCGCCGGATGGCCTCAACCTCAGACAACCGGACACACCCCAGCAGCAGGAATTCCGGCTTCACAATCATAAACTTGATGCTGTTCGGGCGTTCGTTCGCGCGAACGGACTTGACCGGGTTGCACTTGGCACGCCTCACGCGCGAATCGGTATCGTGACGCACGGCAAGAATTACCTGGACCTCCTGCAGGCTATTGACGACCTGAACGTCACGGAGGGCGACCTGGAGTCAATGGGCGTTGCCATCTACAAGGTGGCCTGCACCTGGCCACTCGAGCCTCAGGGTATTCGGGACTTCGCATCCGGGCTTGACCTTCTCATGGTCGTTGAAGAAAAGCGCAGTCTGCTTGAATTCCAGGTTAAAGACATCCTGTATCGGCAGCCTCACGCCCCGGTCGTTATCGGAAAGCACGACGAGCAGGGCAAGAAGCTCTTTCCGGTCGAAATGGCGCTCAGTTCGATTCAGATTGCAATCGCTCTGGGTCAACGCCTCGCGCAGCATACGGGCGACGCAGGCATTGCAGAGCGGGTCGCTTTCCTGACTGAACTGAGCCAGGTGGAACTCACGCCTGAAGCCATGCTACGCAGCTTTTACTTCTGCAGTGGCTGCCCGCATAACTCGTCGACGGTTATTCCTGAAGGAAGTAAGGCCTACGCCGGCATCGGCTGTGGCTGGATGGCACAGACGATGGAGCGCAACACGCAGGGCTTCACGCAGATGGGCGCCGAGGGGATGGCGTGGGTTGGCGAGGCACCGTTCTCAAAGCGTGGTCACATGTTCCAGAACATGGGCGATGGCACCTATTTCCATTCAGGCCTGCTCGCGGTCCGTGCAGCGCTTGCTGCCAGGACCAACATCACGTTCAAGATTCTGTACAACGACGCGGTGGCAATGACCGGTGGTCAACGGCACGACGGACAGCTCAGCCCGATGGCCGTCACGCGGCAGGTGCGCGCTGAAGGCGTGAGCCGCATCGCGGTCGTGACGGACGAGCCGTCAAAATATCCAGCGGATGCCGGCTGGGCACAGGGCGTGACCATCCACCACCGTTCCGAACTGCAAAAGGTTCAGGAGGAGCTACGCGACATTCCAGGTGTGACAGTGCTGGTGTATGACCAGACCTGCGCGGCCGAGAAACGTCGTCGCCGCAAGCGCAATCAGTTCCCCGACCCTGCAAAGCGCCTTGTCATTAACGACCTCGTCTGCGAAGGCTGCGGCGATTGCGGCGTGAAGTCCAACTGCGTTTCGCTGGTTCCCCTTGAGACGGAGCACGGGCGCAAACGGGTCATCGACCAGTCCTCGTGCAACAAGGACTACTCATGCAACAACGGCTTTTGCCCAAGCTTCGTGACAGTGCATGGCGGCAGCCTCAGAAAGGGCGGCGCCATCAAACCGAACATCGAACTGTTCCCGGCACTGGTTGAACCTGAACTGCCCTCTGTCGAAGACGGCGTCTACTCCATCATCGTGACGGGCGTTGGTGGTACCGGGGTTGTGACCATTGGCGCAATTCTTGGCATGGCTGCTCATCTGGAAGGCAAGGGGTGCGGAATTCTTGACATGGCTGGCCTTGCCCAGAAGGGTGGCTCGGTATGGTCGCACCTGCGCTTTGGAAAGAGCCCACACGCTATCAAGGCTATCCGCATCGCCGCGGGTGGTGCTGATGTCGTTCTGGGCTGCGATATGGTCGTGGCAGCGAGCCGCAAGACGCTCGCCGCGACGCGAAAGGGTGCAACACGCATGCTCGTGAACACGCACGAGGTCATGACAGGCGAATTTACGCGCCATCCCGACCTCAGGTTCCCTGCGCCGGAAATGCGAAAGGCCATTACCGATGCCGTCGGGGGCGACCGTGCGGAGTTTGTTGAGGCGACAAAATACGCCCTCAACCTGTTCGAGGACACGATTGCGGGCAATATGTTCATGCTCGGCTACGCCTACCAGCGTGGTCTCATCCCGATTGGCTCCGAGGCCATCAACGCCGCCATTGAGCTCAATGGCGCGGGTGTCAGGATGAACCAGGAAGCTTTTCTGTGGGGCCGCCGGGCTGCACTATCGCCCACTGCAGCCGAGCGCGCACTTGTCGCGGCGAAGCCGGTGAGCGAGTCCCTCCGGATTTCGTCGACACTCGACGAATTCATCGAGCGCAAAGTCAGGTTCCTGAGCGACTATCAGAATGCTGCTTATGGCCAGCGTCTCCGCGAGCTCGTCGGCAAGGTTCGCGACTGGGAGCGCACTGTTATGCCGCGCGAGGAGAGCGTCACGCGCGCCGTCGCAAGCGGCTATTTCAAGGTGCTCGCGTACAAGGACGAGTATGAAGTCGCACGGCTTCATTCTTCACCGGAGTTCGTCGAGAGTATCCGGCAGCAGTTTGAGGGAGACTTCCGTATCGCATTTAATCTTGCGCCGCCGCTCGTTGCGGGCAAAGACGTACTGAGCGGCGAGCCGCGCAAGAAGGAGTATAAGGCCTGGATTCTGCCCGCGTTCCGGATGCTCGCGAAGATGAAGGTGCTCCGGGGAACCGCCCTCGACGTGTTCGGGTACACGACTGAGCGTCGAATGGAACGCGCCCTGATACCTCGCTATGAGCACACTGTTGCCGAGATTCTGCGGTATGGCACCGCGCGCAATTATAAGACCGCACTCCGTGCAGCAAACATGGTGGAGAAGATACGTGGGTACGGACACGTCAAGGAGCGCAATTTCAAGTCCGTAGACGCGGAATGGGCGAACGCAGTCGCCCAACTGGCGAAGCCATCGGTGATTGAGCTCAAGCAGGTCGCCTGA
- a CDS encoding SDR family NAD(P)-dependent oxidoreductase — translation MAFDFNLAGTTVLVTGAFSGLGLHFSKTLAAQGCRVAMCGRRLLSGQTLAQSLCDEGQTAQAFALDVTDAISIARCLQEVTSTLGRPSVLVNNAGVAHHSPALATSDDSWNQTIEVNLNGVWKMTRAFADSLREVDAPGRVVNIASILGLRVAQQVTAYAVCKAGVIQMTKALALELARHRIRVNAIAPGYFETDLNRDFF, via the coding sequence ATGGCGTTCGACTTTAACCTGGCAGGCACGACGGTGCTGGTAACAGGCGCATTCAGTGGACTGGGTCTTCACTTCTCAAAGACGTTGGCGGCACAGGGCTGTCGAGTGGCAATGTGCGGCCGGCGGCTCCTCAGCGGTCAGACGCTGGCCCAATCGCTCTGCGATGAAGGCCAAACGGCACAGGCATTTGCGCTTGATGTAACCGACGCGATTTCTATTGCGCGATGCCTCCAGGAAGTCACCTCGACGCTCGGGCGGCCGTCCGTGCTTGTGAACAATGCTGGGGTGGCTCACCACTCGCCCGCGCTTGCCACCAGTGACGATTCATGGAACCAGACGATTGAGGTAAATCTTAACGGTGTATGGAAAATGACCCGCGCCTTCGCCGATAGCCTCAGGGAAGTCGATGCGCCGGGACGCGTGGTCAATATCGCTTCGATTCTAGGCCTGCGTGTTGCCCAGCAGGTAACCGCGTACGCTGTCTGCAAAGCTGGCGTGATTCAGATGACCAAGGCGCTAGCACTCGAACTTGCGCGACACCGGATTCGTGTCAATGCCATCGCGCCGGGGTACTTCGAAACTGACCTGAATCGGGATTTTTTTTGA
- a CDS encoding SDR family oxidoreductase — MRRLGKPAELDGPILLLASGASSFMTGSVVTVDGGHLISSL, encoded by the coding sequence ATGCGCAGGTTGGGCAAGCCGGCCGAGCTCGACGGACCAATCCTTCTTCTGGCGTCTGGCGCGTCCTCATTTATGACCGGCTCTGTCGTGACAGTTGACGGCGGTCATCTTATCAGTTCGCTCTGA
- a CDS encoding GntR family transcriptional regulator, producing MAGYASLIRESEPHVRETSAPKRARPTVKELHEHLKEMAVLHANRPGERVNKLELKEKFEVSRPPRREALNRLIAETF from the coding sequence ATGGCAGGCTACGCGTCTCTCATTCGGGAAAGCGAACCGCACGTGCGCGAGACCAGCGCTCCAAAGCGCGCCAGACCAACCGTAAAGGAACTTCACGAGCATCTGAAGGAGATGGCTGTCCTCCATGCGAATCGGCCAGGCGAGCGAGTGAACAAACTCGAACTCAAGGAAAAGTTCGAGGTGAGCCGGCCTCCTCGTCGAGAGGCGCTCAACCGACTTATCGCCGAAACCTTCTGA